A section of the Deinococcus taeanensis genome encodes:
- a CDS encoding 2-phosphosulfolactate phosphatase, producing the protein MRLRVDLLPHGTYPDVVVVIDVLRATTTAVTYLERGADALLLTATPDIALALRDGADNSPYLLGGERGGLPIPGFDFGNSPVEAAGQNFTGRTVVMNTTNGTGAAHTAAATGKHVFLAALTNAHAAARRARASATEEIAIVCAGTDEHVGLEDVYAAGVLAEYLLAMGEFSIDDGARIALTVRRNSGNPLEALSSSGHGQHLNRLGLGEDVRAAAGLSTSTIVPTLVRDGAPDGTLKFTAG; encoded by the coding sequence ATGCGCCTGAGAGTCGACCTGCTTCCCCACGGCACGTACCCGGACGTGGTGGTCGTCATCGACGTGCTGCGCGCCACCACCACCGCCGTCACCTACCTGGAACGCGGCGCCGACGCCCTGCTCCTCACCGCCACGCCCGACATCGCCCTGGCCCTGCGCGACGGCGCCGACAACAGCCCGTACCTTCTGGGCGGCGAACGCGGCGGCCTGCCCATTCCGGGCTTCGACTTCGGGAACAGTCCCGTCGAAGCGGCCGGGCAGAACTTCACCGGCAGGACCGTGGTCATGAACACCACCAACGGGACCGGCGCCGCGCACACTGCCGCCGCCACCGGCAAGCACGTGTTCCTCGCGGCGCTCACCAACGCCCACGCCGCGGCGCGCCGCGCCCGCGCCAGCGCCACTGAGGAAATTGCCATCGTCTGCGCCGGCACCGACGAGCACGTGGGTCTGGAGGACGTGTACGCCGCCGGGGTGCTGGCCGAGTACCTGCTGGCCATGGGCGAATTCAGCATCGACGACGGCGCCCGCATCGCGCTGACCGTGCGGCGCAACAGTGGCAACCCCCTGGAGGCCCTGAGCAGCAGCGGCCACGGCCAGCACCTCAACCGCCTGGGCCTGGGTGAGGACGTCCGTGCTGCGGCGGGCCTGAGCACAAGCACCATTGTGCCCACCCTCGTCCGGGACGGCGCGCCGGACGGCACCCTGAAGTTCACGGCGGGTTAG
- a CDS encoding DivIVA domain-containing protein, giving the protein MKFTPLDVRHQEFPSRMGGYDRSSVRAFLNDLADDLELQLQQHHSALERTRDLERDLEAQRQNEDEIRRAVVAAERISHELRENAAREAELMVAQATTERDGLLRETEARRTELEAGHQARQSALEAAFRGRFADLERDHHNLILERERAQAERLAALERTFSDRHADLTARLTAARQEYAQFLSGYRALLGSFTELAARHVPPEEPALPVPRLPHAAPTATDEALPVLPPTAAAQATDPASPPDLNAAPLAGHALITPGPAQVDADDRPLRIEAQQFL; this is encoded by the coding sequence GTGAAATTCACCCCGCTTGATGTCCGACACCAGGAATTCCCGAGCCGCATGGGCGGATACGACCGCAGCAGCGTCCGCGCGTTTCTGAACGATCTGGCCGACGACCTCGAACTCCAGCTTCAGCAGCACCACAGCGCCCTGGAACGGACCAGGGACCTGGAACGGGACCTCGAAGCGCAGCGGCAGAATGAGGATGAAATCCGCCGGGCAGTCGTGGCCGCCGAACGCATCTCACACGAGCTGCGTGAGAACGCGGCCCGCGAGGCTGAGCTGATGGTCGCGCAGGCCACCACGGAACGTGACGGCCTGCTGCGCGAAACCGAAGCCCGACGCACCGAACTCGAAGCCGGCCATCAGGCGAGGCAGTCCGCGCTGGAAGCGGCGTTCCGCGGCCGGTTCGCGGACCTGGAACGCGACCACCACAACCTGATCCTGGAACGCGAACGCGCCCAGGCTGAACGGCTCGCCGCGCTGGAACGCACCTTCAGTGACCGGCACGCGGACCTCACCGCGCGTCTCACCGCGGCCCGGCAGGAGTACGCGCAGTTCCTCAGCGGCTACCGGGCGCTGCTGGGCTCCTTCACGGAACTCGCCGCGCGGCACGTCCCTCCTGAAGAGCCGGCGCTGCCCGTACCCCGCCTGCCACACGCCGCCCCGACGGCCACGGACGAAGCGCTGCCTGTCCTCCCGCCCACAGCGGCAGCGCAGGCCACGGATCCGGCTTCACCCCCTGACCTGAACGCCGCGCCCCTCGCCGGGCACGCGCTCATCACGCCCGGACCTGCCCAGGTGGACGCCGACGACCGACCCCTGCGCATAGAGGCGCAGCAGTTCCTGTGA
- a CDS encoding DUF554 family protein yields the protein MLKATLDGITALVLPSAYGVKVGFGVLTVLIVQSATAQPAGSFTVGLPGGAGPSVLNTDPYVLLITGAGGLTIWPLT from the coding sequence GTGCTGAAAGCCACGCTGGACGGCATTACTGCACTGGTCCTGCCGAGTGCGTACGGCGTGAAGGTGGGATTCGGCGTACTGACGGTGCTGATCGTACAGAGCGCCACCGCTCAGCCAGCGGGGTCGTTTACGGTGGGTCTGCCAGGCGGCGCGGGCCCGAGCGTCCTGAACACGGACCCCTACGTGCTGTTGATCACAGGTGCGGGTGGCCTGACGATCTGGCCGCTGACCTGA
- a CDS encoding cytochrome P450, with the protein MSAPAAALPHVTLPLTDGAFLRDPYPLLTQLRADTPVFFDPGLRRVVLTRHADISAVLRDRRFGRSALHRYSRDELGWPLPDPRQANFDAFNSNHLLDSEPPKHTRLRSLLQLAFTPRRVDSLQRRIELILDAQLRSLGAAGPFDLVSAYAEPLPVTVIAELLGVPEAHRHHLRPWSASIVKLYEPLPTPADQDEAEQAVLDFSALLRELVAQRRAHPRDDLITALVQAEENGDRLTEQELIDTCILLLNAGHEASVNGLTAGVLTLLRQRPQWDALVAQAHVPDSLGVFRRAAEELLRFDTPLPMFERIVLEPLTLHGVPLNPGDRVSLLYASGNRDPQRFDAPDDLKLDRDPNPHLTFGLGIHYCLGAPLARLELALSLRALCRALPALRLVNPQEPGQYTGGFVIRGLARLDVQAG; encoded by the coding sequence GTGAGCGCGCCCGCTGCGGCCCTGCCGCACGTCACGCTGCCCCTGACGGACGGGGCGTTCCTGCGCGACCCCTACCCGCTGCTGACGCAGCTGCGCGCCGACACACCGGTGTTCTTCGACCCCGGCCTGCGGCGCGTGGTCCTGACCCGGCACGCGGACATCAGCGCCGTGCTCCGCGACCGGCGGTTCGGGCGCAGCGCCCTGCACCGCTACTCACGCGATGAACTCGGCTGGCCCCTCCCCGACCCGCGGCAGGCGAACTTCGACGCTTTCAACAGCAACCACCTGCTGGACAGCGAACCGCCGAAACACACGCGCCTGCGGTCCCTGTTGCAGCTGGCCTTCACCCCCCGCCGCGTGGACTCCCTGCAGCGCCGCATCGAGCTGATTCTCGACGCGCAGCTGCGCTCCCTGGGCGCCGCAGGTCCCTTCGATTTGGTCAGTGCCTACGCCGAGCCGCTGCCCGTCACGGTGATCGCGGAACTGCTCGGCGTGCCCGAAGCGCACCGACACCACTTACGCCCCTGGTCGGCGTCCATCGTGAAACTGTACGAACCACTGCCCACGCCCGCCGACCAGGACGAAGCGGAGCAGGCCGTCCTGGACTTCAGCGCGCTCCTGCGCGAACTCGTGGCCCAGCGACGCGCGCACCCACGCGATGACCTGATCACGGCGCTGGTGCAGGCCGAAGAGAACGGTGACCGCCTGACCGAGCAGGAACTGATCGACACCTGCATTCTCCTGCTGAACGCCGGACACGAAGCCAGCGTGAACGGCCTGACGGCCGGAGTGCTGACGCTGCTTCGCCAGCGTCCGCAGTGGGACGCGCTGGTCGCGCAGGCGCACGTGCCGGACAGCCTGGGCGTCTTCCGGCGCGCCGCCGAGGAACTCCTTCGGTTCGACACGCCCCTGCCCATGTTCGAGCGGATCGTGCTTGAACCTCTCACGCTGCACGGCGTGCCCCTGAACCCCGGCGACCGCGTGAGCCTGCTGTACGCCAGCGGGAACCGCGACCCGCAGCGCTTTGACGCCCCGGACGACCTGAAGCTGGACCGCGACCCGAACCCGCACCTGACCTTCGGACTGGGCATTCATTACTGCCTGGGCGCGCCCCTCGCCCGGCTGGAACTCGCGCTGAGCCTGCGCGCCCTGTGCCGCGCGCTGCCAGCCCTGCGCCTCGTGAATCCTCAGGAACCCGGGCAGTACACCGGGGGATTCGTGATCCGGGGTCTGGCGCGCCTGGACGTTCAGGCCGGTTGA
- a CDS encoding DUF554 family protein produces MGRFTEGFEATSLLFCIGPMTVIGGLQNGLTGDNERTC; encoded by the coding sequence GTGGGCCGGTTCACGGAGGGGTTCGAGGCGACCAGCCTGCTGTTCTGCATCGGTCCTATGACCGTGATCGGAGGCCTGCAGAATGGCCTGACCGGCGACAATGAACGTACGTGCTGA
- a CDS encoding DUF4384 domain-containing protein, with the protein MQQHRKGILILSTLLVSGAAGASPAKITAQTIIVNPVETTLNVEVWVNKDASGRGNPSYRKGENIKIGLKTNQDAYVYLFNVNANGVVDLFYPNSYEESNFVKAGVTRVFPPQNAKYAFTVGGPNGQDRLLALASTRELDLNDIVRFVEGQGFAEVSVKGQENLARALSIVVNPLPADGWTTDTVTFRVGGQPVSTPPSPPQDSATGTVTITPDRPAQQPAPSPAPAASTPTTNIQPGERQNAARDQAMVDAYARLKGEESLGPATTYATAWGDGLWQKFRGVGAYGDAVLLHANGSSRAYAVHGMLLERYLALAKAENGATRPPNRLGWAAGDEKVIPQNSLGTSGLYGFFQNGALYGTEKYGVFWLSGNVLKTYQGLGGSGSFLGFPTRDQYQISGAWAADFEGGTIRTVNGVVKVYRK; encoded by the coding sequence ATGCAACAGCACCGTAAAGGGATTCTGATTCTCTCAACTCTGCTTGTGTCGGGCGCTGCAGGCGCCAGCCCTGCGAAAATCACGGCGCAGACCATCATTGTCAATCCGGTTGAGACAACACTGAACGTGGAAGTCTGGGTAAACAAGGACGCCAGCGGCCGCGGCAACCCGTCGTACCGCAAAGGTGAAAACATCAAGATCGGCCTGAAGACCAACCAGGACGCTTACGTGTACCTGTTCAACGTGAACGCCAACGGCGTGGTCGATCTGTTCTACCCGAACAGCTACGAGGAAAGTAATTTCGTAAAGGCCGGCGTGACCCGCGTGTTCCCTCCGCAGAACGCGAAGTATGCGTTTACGGTCGGCGGCCCGAACGGACAGGACCGTCTGCTGGCACTGGCCAGCACCCGTGAACTTGACCTGAACGACATCGTGCGGTTTGTAGAGGGGCAGGGTTTCGCGGAGGTCAGCGTGAAGGGTCAGGAAAACCTTGCCCGGGCCTTGAGCATCGTGGTGAACCCACTGCCCGCCGATGGCTGGACGACGGATACCGTCACGTTCCGCGTGGGGGGTCAGCCGGTCAGCACGCCGCCCTCGCCGCCGCAGGACAGCGCTACGGGGACGGTTACCATCACGCCGGACCGCCCCGCGCAGCAGCCCGCGCCCAGCCCGGCCCCGGCAGCCAGCACCCCCACAACGAATATCCAACCGGGTGAACGGCAGAACGCCGCGCGGGACCAGGCGATGGTGGATGCCTACGCCCGCCTGAAAGGTGAGGAGAGCCTGGGACCGGCCACCACGTACGCCACCGCCTGGGGCGATGGCCTGTGGCAGAAGTTCCGTGGTGTGGGGGCCTATGGTGACGCAGTGCTGCTGCACGCCAACGGGAGCAGCCGCGCGTACGCGGTGCACGGGATGCTGCTTGAACGTTACCTGGCGCTTGCGAAAGCGGAGAACGGGGCGACGCGCCCCCCAAACCGGCTGGGCTGGGCGGCGGGGGATGAGAAGGTCATTCCGCAGAACAGCCTGGGCACCAGTGGCCTGTACGGCTTCTTCCAGAATGGCGCGCTGTACGGCACAGAGAAATACGGCGTGTTCTGGCTGAGCGGGAATGTGCTGAAAACGTACCAGGGTCTGGGCGGGAGCGGCTCATTCCTGGGCTTCCCGACGCGTGACCAGTATCAGATCAGTGGGGCGTGGGCGGCTGATTTCGAGGGCGGTACGATCCGTACGGTGAACGGTGTGGTGAAAGTCTACCGGAAGTAA
- a CDS encoding YggS family pyridoxal phosphate enzyme, with amino-acid sequence MSVPEVLARLREAERQAGRPEGSVRLVAVTKGQPLDAIERCVLAHGTFPLGEGRAQELRDKSTLRPDLEWHFIGSLQRNKVKYLRHVTLVHSIEAPWQAEAIAQAAQDWGHAPATLLQLHNGERQKHGVDPADLPATLRAVQATGLSVRGLMVMAPDLEDLPPAERDAHLLALFTDTARRAHDLGLSELSMGMSGDYPLAAAAGATLVRVGRSLFS; translated from the coding sequence TTGAGCGTTCCGGAAGTCCTGGCGCGCCTGCGCGAGGCGGAACGCCAGGCCGGGCGCCCCGAGGGCAGTGTGCGCCTCGTGGCCGTCACGAAAGGACAGCCGCTGGACGCCATCGAGCGGTGCGTTCTGGCGCACGGCACGTTCCCGCTGGGTGAGGGACGCGCGCAGGAACTGCGCGACAAGTCCACCCTCCGGCCCGACCTGGAGTGGCATTTCATCGGGTCCCTGCAGCGCAACAAGGTGAAGTACCTGCGGCACGTGACGCTGGTGCACTCCATCGAGGCGCCGTGGCAGGCGGAAGCCATTGCGCAGGCCGCACAGGACTGGGGCCACGCGCCGGCCACGCTGCTGCAGCTGCACAACGGTGAGCGCCAGAAGCACGGCGTGGACCCCGCCGATCTGCCCGCCACGCTGCGGGCCGTTCAGGCCACCGGCCTGAGCGTGCGGGGCCTGATGGTGATGGCGCCGGACCTGGAGGACCTGCCGCCGGCCGAACGGGACGCGCACCTGCTGGCCCTGTTTACGGACACGGCGCGCCGGGCGCATGATCTGGGTCTGTCAGAGTTGAGTATGGGCATGAGCGGGGACTACCCGCTGGCCGCCGCCGCTGGAGCCACCCTGGTCAGGGTGGGAAGGAGTCTGTTCTCGTGA
- the scpA gene encoding methylmalonyl-CoA mutase: MSQQHPRPDLNAWKAQASKDLKGADPARLNRETPEGLTLKPLYTANDLDGLDVSTLPGLPPFTRGPRATMYAARPWTIRQYAGFSTAEESNAFYRRNLAAGQKGLSVAFDLATHRGYDSDHPRVVGDVGKAGVAIDSVEDMKILFDGIPLQDMSVSMTMNGAVLPILAGYIVAGLEQGATLAQLSGTIQNDILKEFMVRNTYIYPPAPSMRIIADIIEFTAREMPRFNSISISGYHIQEAGANAALELAYTLADGLEYVRAALGKGLSIDEFAGRLSFFFGIGMNFYTEVAKLRAARLLWSELMAQFEPRNPMSRALRTHCQTSGWSLTEQDPYNNVVRTTIEAMAAVFGGTQSLHTNSFDEAIGLPTDFSARIARNTQLILQEETGIPHVVDPWGGSYLMERLTHDLADKARELMREVESLGGMAKAIESGVPKLRIEESAARKQARIDRGEDVIVGVNKYRPATETPVDVLDIDNAAVRDAQIARLQQVRATRDPQAAQAALTALEDAARTGQGNLLALAVTAMQARCTVGEVSEALERVWGRHAAEIRTLSGVYAAGYEGDEGFSALQGEIEAFAQAEGRRPRMLVVKMGQDGHDRGAKVIATGFADLGFDVDVGPLFQTPEEAARQAVENDVHVVGVSSQAAGHKTLVPHLIEALRAEGAGDILVVVGGVIPQQDYAALREAGAAGIFGPGTPILQSAREVLRLLRDRA; this comes from the coding sequence ATGTCCCAGCAGCACCCCCGGCCCGACCTGAACGCCTGGAAGGCGCAGGCCAGCAAGGACCTGAAAGGCGCCGACCCGGCGCGCCTGAATCGCGAGACGCCCGAAGGCCTCACCCTGAAACCGCTGTACACCGCCAACGACCTCGACGGCCTGGACGTCAGCACCCTGCCGGGCCTGCCCCCTTTCACGCGCGGGCCACGCGCCACCATGTACGCCGCGCGCCCCTGGACCATCCGGCAGTACGCGGGGTTCTCCACGGCCGAAGAGTCCAACGCCTTCTACCGCCGCAACCTCGCCGCCGGGCAGAAGGGCCTGTCGGTGGCTTTCGACCTCGCCACGCACCGCGGGTACGACAGTGACCACCCGCGCGTCGTCGGGGACGTCGGCAAGGCCGGGGTCGCCATCGATTCCGTGGAGGACATGAAGATCCTCTTCGACGGCATTCCCCTTCAGGACATGTCGGTTTCCATGACCATGAACGGCGCGGTGCTCCCGATCCTGGCCGGGTACATCGTTGCGGGGCTGGAGCAGGGCGCCACCCTCGCCCAGCTGTCGGGCACCATTCAGAACGACATCCTGAAAGAGTTCATGGTGCGCAACACGTACATCTATCCGCCGGCGCCCAGCATGCGGATCATTGCGGACATCATCGAGTTCACGGCGCGGGAAATGCCGCGTTTCAATTCCATCAGCATCAGCGGGTATCACATCCAGGAGGCCGGCGCGAACGCCGCGCTGGAGCTCGCGTACACCCTCGCCGACGGGCTGGAATACGTGCGCGCCGCGCTCGGCAAGGGCCTGAGCATCGATGAGTTCGCCGGGCGCCTGAGCTTCTTCTTCGGGATCGGGATGAACTTCTACACCGAGGTCGCCAAGCTGCGCGCCGCACGGCTGCTGTGGAGCGAACTGATGGCGCAGTTCGAGCCGCGCAACCCCATGAGCCGCGCGCTGCGCACCCACTGCCAGACCAGCGGCTGGAGCCTCACCGAGCAGGACCCGTACAACAACGTGGTCCGCACGACCATCGAGGCGATGGCCGCCGTATTCGGCGGCACGCAGAGCCTGCACACCAACTCCTTCGACGAGGCCATCGGGTTGCCCACCGACTTCTCCGCCCGCATCGCGCGGAACACGCAGCTGATCCTGCAGGAGGAAACCGGGATTCCGCACGTCGTGGACCCCTGGGGCGGCAGTTACCTGATGGAACGCCTCACGCATGACCTGGCCGACAAGGCCCGCGAACTGATGCGTGAAGTGGAATCACTGGGCGGCATGGCGAAAGCCATCGAGAGCGGCGTGCCGAAACTCCGCATCGAGGAGAGCGCGGCGCGCAAGCAGGCGCGCATCGACCGCGGCGAAGACGTCATTGTGGGCGTGAACAAGTACCGCCCGGCTACCGAGACGCCCGTGGACGTCCTGGACATCGACAACGCCGCCGTGCGGGACGCGCAGATCGCGCGGCTGCAACAGGTGCGCGCCACGCGCGACCCCCAGGCCGCGCAGGCCGCCCTGACCGCCCTGGAGGACGCTGCGCGCACCGGTCAGGGCAACCTGCTGGCCCTCGCCGTTACTGCCATGCAGGCCCGCTGCACGGTCGGCGAGGTCAGCGAGGCGCTCGAGCGCGTGTGGGGCCGGCACGCCGCCGAGATCCGCACGCTGTCCGGCGTGTACGCCGCCGGCTACGAGGGCGACGAGGGCTTCAGCGCCCTGCAGGGCGAGATTGAGGCGTTCGCGCAGGCCGAGGGCCGCCGGCCCCGCATGCTGGTCGTGAAGATGGGCCAGGACGGACACGATCGGGGCGCGAAGGTCATCGCCACCGGCTTCGCAGACCTGGGCTTCGACGTGGACGTCGGCCCGCTGTTCCAGACGCCGGAAGAAGCGGCCCGGCAGGCCGTCGAGAACGACGTTCACGTGGTCGGCGTGAGCAGCCAGGCGGCCGGGCACAAGACCCTGGTGCCGCACCTGATCGAGGCGCTCCGGGCTGAGGGCGCCGGGGACATTCTGGTCGTGGTGGGCGGCGTGATTCCGCAGCA
- the rpe gene encoding ribulose-phosphate 3-epimerase yields MTAEPQPARRVKLAPSILASDFARLGEELRAIDSADWAHVDVMDGQFVPNISFGLPILAAARAASPLFMDVHLMIDRPERYLRDFADAGADGLTVHVEATPHVHRAVQQIRELGKKAGVTLNPGTSLDALKPVLPDVDLVLIMSVNPGFGGQKFIPQSLERIRTVRRWLDELGSDAELQVDGGVSATNARAIVNAGASNLVAGSAVFGRDGAHAGLERLREALK; encoded by the coding sequence GTGACCGCCGAACCTCAACCTGCGCGACGCGTGAAGCTCGCGCCAAGCATCCTGGCCAGCGACTTCGCCCGACTCGGCGAGGAACTGCGCGCCATTGACAGCGCCGACTGGGCCCACGTGGACGTCATGGACGGTCAGTTTGTCCCGAACATCTCCTTCGGCCTGCCCATCCTGGCCGCCGCGCGCGCCGCCAGTCCCCTGTTCATGGACGTTCACCTCATGATCGACCGGCCCGAACGGTACCTCCGGGATTTCGCCGACGCCGGTGCCGACGGCCTGACGGTGCACGTGGAGGCCACCCCGCACGTACACCGCGCCGTGCAACAGATCCGCGAACTGGGCAAGAAGGCCGGCGTGACCCTTAACCCCGGCACGTCCCTCGACGCCCTGAAACCCGTCCTGCCCGACGTGGACCTTGTGCTGATCATGAGCGTCAACCCGGGCTTCGGCGGACAGAAGTTCATTCCGCAGAGCCTGGAGCGAATCCGCACCGTTCGCCGCTGGCTCGACGAGCTTGGCAGCGACGCCGAACTTCAGGTCGATGGAGGGGTCAGCGCCACCAACGCCCGCGCCATCGTGAACGCCGGCGCCAGCAACCTCGTCGCCGGCAGCGCCGTCTTCGGCAGAGACGGCGCGCACGCCGGTCTCGAGCGCCTCCGGGAGGCCCTGAAATAA
- a CDS encoding helix-turn-helix domain-containing protein, with amino-acid sequence MPKLLKVSEVADFTGTHERTVRRWIRDGRLGAVEHPNGLRVPRRALWRFLGLDLALSA; translated from the coding sequence ATGCCCAAGCTCCTGAAAGTCAGCGAGGTGGCTGACTTCACCGGCACGCACGAACGCACGGTCCGCCGCTGGATCCGTGACGGCCGGCTGGGCGCCGTGGAACACCCCAACGGCCTGCGCGTGCCCCGCCGGGCACTATGGCGGTTCCTGGGACTGGACCTGGCCCTGAGCGCCTGA
- the nspC gene encoding carboxynorspermidine decarboxylase produces the protein MTVSDFQLPDVTPVDAVDWSAIPSPAFVLDESRLRRNLALISHVQRESGAQIIVAFKGFSMWSAFPTLREYGITGATASSLNEAILAREEMRGEVHVYAPAYSDEDFPRILELADHLVFNSFTQWQRFRPQVEAARASGRTLHVGIRVNPEYAEVETDLYNPAGPFSRLGVTRREFRLDLMDGVDGLHFHTLCEKDSDTLERTLEVLERNFGEVLSRVKWVNFGGGHLMTREGYDIARLIRVVRAFREKWGVHVILEPGSAFGWQTGWLVSSVLDVVHNVKNAVLLDVSVSAHMPDVLEMPYRPRILGAGDPPEQDHREAVDAPAGHAFLIGGTTCLAGDVVGEYVFDRPLTVGDRVVFDDMIHYTMVKTTFFNGVKHPDIGILRTDGSYERVKTFGYEEFKAKLS, from the coding sequence GTGACTGTTTCTGATTTTCAGCTGCCTGACGTGACGCCCGTGGACGCCGTGGACTGGTCGGCAATTCCAAGCCCGGCGTTCGTGCTGGATGAATCGCGACTGCGGCGGAACCTGGCGCTGATCTCGCACGTGCAGCGTGAAAGTGGCGCGCAGATCATCGTTGCATTCAAGGGCTTTTCCATGTGGTCCGCGTTTCCGACGCTGCGGGAGTACGGCATCACCGGCGCGACGGCCAGCAGCCTGAACGAAGCGATCCTGGCCCGGGAGGAGATGCGGGGCGAGGTGCACGTGTACGCCCCGGCGTACAGCGACGAGGACTTTCCCCGCATCCTGGAACTGGCTGATCACCTGGTGTTCAACTCCTTCACGCAGTGGCAGCGGTTCCGGCCGCAGGTGGAGGCGGCGCGCGCCTCGGGCCGCACGCTCCACGTGGGCATTCGCGTGAACCCGGAGTACGCGGAGGTCGAGACGGATCTGTACAACCCGGCGGGTCCGTTCTCCCGGCTGGGCGTGACCCGCCGTGAGTTCCGCCTGGACCTGATGGACGGCGTGGACGGCCTGCACTTTCATACGCTGTGCGAGAAGGACAGTGACACGCTCGAGCGCACGCTGGAGGTCCTGGAACGGAATTTCGGGGAGGTCCTGTCCCGCGTGAAGTGGGTGAATTTCGGCGGTGGCCACCTGATGACCCGCGAAGGGTATGACATTGCGCGTCTGATCCGCGTGGTGCGGGCCTTCCGCGAGAAATGGGGTGTGCACGTGATTCTGGAGCCCGGGAGTGCGTTCGGCTGGCAGACAGGCTGGCTGGTGAGCAGCGTGCTCGACGTTGTTCACAACGTCAAAAACGCTGTGCTGCTGGATGTCAGCGTGTCGGCGCACATGCCCGACGTCCTGGAAATGCCGTACCGGCCGCGCATTCTGGGGGCCGGTGACCCACCCGAGCAGGATCACCGGGAGGCGGTGGACGCCCCGGCCGGACACGCCTTCCTCATTGGGGGCACGACCTGCCTTGCCGGGGACGTGGTCGGTGAGTACGTGTTCGACCGGCCCCTCACGGTAGGAGACCGCGTGGTCTTCGATGACATGATCCACTACACGATGGTGAAAACGACGTTCTTCAACGGCGTCAAACACCCGGACATCGGGATCCTGCGAACGGACGGGTCATACGAACGGGTGAAAACCTTTGGCTACGAGGAGTTCAAGGCGAAACTCAGCTGA